The Lysinibacillus pakistanensis genome includes a window with the following:
- the ribH gene encoding 6,7-dimethyl-8-ribityllumazine synthase, which translates to MGKTFEAQLIGTDLKIAIVVGRFNEFITSKLLDGALDGLKRHGVDEDFIDVAWVPGAFEVPFIAKQLAETKKYDAIIGLGTVIRGSTTHYDYVCNESAKGIANVSLTTDVPVIFGIVTTENIEQAIERAGTKSGNKGYDSAMSAIEMANLKRMIG; encoded by the coding sequence ATGGGTAAAACATTTGAAGCACAATTAATTGGTACAGACTTAAAAATTGCTATCGTAGTAGGTCGATTCAATGAATTTATAACAAGTAAGTTATTAGACGGAGCCCTCGATGGTTTAAAGCGTCACGGTGTAGATGAGGACTTTATTGATGTAGCATGGGTTCCTGGTGCATTTGAGGTTCCATTTATTGCAAAACAGCTTGCAGAAACAAAGAAATACGATGCTATCATTGGTTTAGGAACAGTGATCCGTGGCTCGACAACACATTATGACTATGTATGCAATGAATCGGCAAAAGGAATCGCCAACGTATCATTAACAACAGATGTACCTGTCATTTTTGGCATTGTGACAACTGAAAATATTGAGCAAGCTATTGAGCGTGCAGGTACAAAATCAGGCAATAAAGGCTATGATTCCGCAATGTCTGCTATCGAAATGGCGAATTTAAAGAGAATGATTGGCTAA
- a CDS encoding DUF2829 domain-containing protein — MTFEEILPRLKAGEKVIRKGWGGAELYVKLVGKEEHEGETLNPYFLINVRGEGYTMFTPTVCDLLAEDWIIVD, encoded by the coding sequence ATGACGTTTGAAGAAATATTACCACGCTTAAAAGCAGGAGAAAAAGTAATCCGTAAGGGCTGGGGCGGTGCAGAATTGTATGTAAAGCTAGTTGGCAAAGAAGAGCATGAAGGCGAGACTTTAAATCCTTATTTTTTAATTAATGTACGGGGTGAAGGCTATACAATGTTTACACCGACAGTTTGTGATTTATTAGCTGAAGATTGGATCATTGTTGATTAA
- a CDS encoding QueT transporter family protein has protein sequence MNTSIVKESSHRISVSELTKTALVAALYVAVTVLLSVISFGAVQLRLSEMFNYLALYNKRYVVAVTIGVILANFMSPTWILDVPIGGIATFLVLILCRSITKHMTNDIVKMVVTALIFALSMFTVAGQLSILYDLPFWATWFTVGVGELLSMTVGGLTIYLLHKKIDLSK, from the coding sequence TTGAATACATCTATTGTAAAAGAGTCGAGCCACCGTATTTCAGTAAGTGAGCTTACAAAGACGGCCCTTGTTGCAGCTTTATATGTGGCTGTAACTGTTTTATTGTCAGTCATTAGCTTTGGCGCTGTCCAGCTACGTTTGTCAGAGATGTTTAATTATCTGGCATTGTACAATAAGCGCTATGTTGTAGCAGTGACGATAGGCGTAATACTTGCTAATTTCATGTCACCAACATGGATATTAGATGTACCGATTGGTGGAATTGCAACTTTTCTAGTGCTAATACTTTGTAGAAGCATCACAAAACATATGACAAATGACATTGTAAAAATGGTGGTAACCGCATTGATTTTTGCTTTATCAATGTTTACGGTTGCAGGACAATTATCAATCCTTTATGATCTTCCTTTTTGGGCTACATGGTTTACAGTGGGCGTAGGGGAATTATTGTCTATGACTGTAGGCGGTCTGACTATTTATTTACTTCATAAAAAAATTGATCTATCAAAATAA
- a CDS encoding spore germination protein — MSIQMEQIINLQTLKALFQRSADVIFQRYIMQQHAVHVIYCDAMINEQLLQTVIVQELQSMLKKISGDLLEEDILNHLHIPHLKNISEKEDIITKVYKGYVLLYFEDEQLIFTSYIPKKPNREPRETALELVIKGPRDDFIEDIDINIALLRKRLPTNSLSVETYEIGKRSKTTVAILYMDDIVNKKMLEDIKVHLKKVDTDIVFSGDILMERIEQSAKILPRHDYTGRPDFALQALINGRIVIMVDGVTYAIITPANVLLVFKSGEDYYFPIIVSSMERLLRIVGILISVLLPGFWLALTTYHQNQLPLILLATVVQSRTGLPFPTILEILLMVFMFEMFREANMRLPSIISGSMSVVGGLIIGDAAIKAGITSPPMIVVIAISSIAAYTLVNQSFVTAMSIFRIIIILASAFFGLYGFFIAIFFILLYTANLRVLGIPYLNLGADLNWQDMKKSLLRLSPKGYGKRPAFLNVQDKTRTSHKRKK, encoded by the coding sequence ATGAGTATTCAAATGGAACAAATCATAAATTTGCAAACTTTGAAGGCACTATTTCAACGCTCTGCTGATGTGATTTTTCAAAGGTATATAATGCAGCAACATGCGGTACATGTTATTTATTGTGATGCGATGATTAATGAACAATTACTACAAACCGTTATTGTTCAAGAGCTCCAATCGATGCTAAAAAAAATTTCAGGTGATTTATTAGAGGAAGATATTTTAAATCATCTACACATTCCTCATTTAAAAAATATCTCTGAAAAAGAGGACATCATTACAAAAGTTTATAAAGGATATGTGCTGCTGTATTTTGAAGATGAACAATTAATATTTACAAGTTATATTCCTAAAAAGCCAAATCGAGAGCCTAGAGAAACAGCTCTCGAATTAGTTATAAAGGGTCCAAGAGACGATTTTATTGAGGATATCGATATTAATATTGCTTTATTACGAAAACGATTACCTACAAATTCGTTAAGTGTTGAAACATATGAAATCGGCAAACGTTCTAAAACAACTGTAGCAATTCTTTATATGGATGATATTGTTAATAAAAAAATGCTAGAGGACATCAAAGTACATCTTAAAAAAGTAGATACGGATATTGTATTTAGTGGAGATATTTTAATGGAGAGAATCGAGCAAAGTGCAAAAATTCTTCCGAGACATGATTATACAGGTCGTCCTGATTTTGCTTTACAGGCCTTAATTAACGGTAGAATTGTGATAATGGTGGATGGGGTCACTTATGCCATTATTACGCCAGCTAACGTGCTGCTAGTATTTAAATCAGGCGAGGATTATTATTTTCCGATTATTGTTAGTTCAATGGAAAGACTACTACGAATTGTTGGCATATTAATTAGTGTGCTTTTACCAGGCTTTTGGCTAGCACTTACGACTTATCATCAAAATCAATTACCGTTGATTCTTTTAGCAACAGTTGTACAATCAAGGACAGGGCTTCCATTTCCTACGATTCTAGAAATACTACTAATGGTATTTATGTTTGAAATGTTCCGTGAGGCCAATATGCGTCTTCCTAGTATCATTAGTGGATCCATGAGTGTCGTTGGAGGTCTAATCATTGGAGATGCAGCGATTAAAGCTGGTATTACAAGTCCTCCAATGATAGTTGTGATTGCTATTTCGAGTATCGCAGCCTATACACTTGTCAATCAATCCTTTGTCACGGCAATGAGTATATTTCGCATTATCATTATATTAGCATCAGCATTTTTCGGCTTGTATGGCTTCTTTATAGCAATTTTTTTCATTCTTCTATATACAGCAAATTTGCGAGTCCTTGGCATTCCATACTTAAATTTAGGAGCAGATTTAAATTGGCAGGATATGAAAAAATCTTTATTGAGATTATCTCCTAAAGGCTATGGTAAACGTCCAGCATTTTTAAATGTGCAGGATAAAACAAGAACATCCCATAAAAGAAAAAAATAG
- a CDS encoding histidine phosphatase family protein — protein MNISDLDLWRKGGFILYARHGEATVGIDQQNLCFQDCMSQRNLSEEGRREAIYFGQLLRHWQIPVAPPIIASPFCRTIETAQLAFPTTYIQIDPFWFDIYSLGGKIPPNEQTRILSNLQAVLEKKPPFRMNQVIIAHSFPEGIGLGHISNMGMVVVKPLGAGNGYEIVKKLTLKNLAQLNYQ, from the coding sequence TTGAATATATCAGATCTTGATTTATGGAGAAAGGGTGGATTCATTTTATATGCACGGCATGGAGAAGCAACGGTCGGTATAGATCAGCAAAATCTATGTTTTCAAGATTGTATGAGTCAGAGAAATTTATCTGAGGAAGGACGGAGGGAGGCCATATATTTTGGACAACTACTGAGGCATTGGCAAATCCCAGTTGCACCACCGATTATCGCAAGTCCTTTTTGCCGTACAATTGAGACGGCACAGCTTGCATTTCCAACAACATATATACAAATTGACCCTTTTTGGTTTGATATCTACTCTTTAGGTGGAAAAATCCCTCCAAATGAACAGACGAGAATACTGTCAAACTTACAGGCTGTATTAGAAAAGAAGCCTCCATTTCGAATGAATCAAGTGATTATTGCCCATAGCTTTCCAGAAGGTATAGGGTTAGGCCATATTTCAAATATGGGGATGGTTGTTGTGAAGCCACTTGGTGCTGGAAATGGCTATGAAATTGTCAAAAAACTGACTTTGAAGAATTTAGCTCAACTTAATTACCAGTAA
- a CDS encoding C45 family autoproteolytic acyltransferase/hydolase, giving the protein MTGYEELVVKVEDVKGSYYQIGLQQSKGLLSLLQMQKDALLHLTRSTNTQIAKQLLQKHCPQLINEMEGLSAGTALSLDTVLRLYSGYTITFPEMGCTAFMRDGMYVRNYDFSPALYDARLVFSNPENGYASIGFSQQIIGRLDGMNEYGLVVGLHFVNHEHSEEGFIASTIIRILLEQCKTIEEACMLIKEIPHGYCYNYSMTDCSGRAIVVEASPQKQVIKRENSFICTNHFESKQLIEKNKKMIEGSIHRKQFLTKLLKEELTTTALYQHFNTENSPLFYHNYQEYFGTLHTIIYQPKTLEILVGIGGNAQPTAFSFKEYLEGALMLPKEIKGIIYTN; this is encoded by the coding sequence ATGACAGGTTATGAAGAGCTAGTCGTTAAAGTTGAAGATGTGAAAGGTAGCTACTACCAAATTGGTTTACAGCAAAGCAAAGGGCTATTATCTTTATTGCAAATGCAAAAAGATGCTTTATTGCACTTAACCAGGTCTACTAATACTCAAATAGCGAAACAACTTTTACAGAAACATTGTCCACAGCTTATCAATGAAATGGAGGGCTTGAGTGCTGGTACAGCTCTATCGTTAGACACTGTGCTCAGATTGTACAGTGGCTACACTATTACTTTTCCGGAGATGGGCTGTACAGCATTTATGCGTGATGGGATGTATGTCCGTAATTATGATTTCAGTCCAGCTTTGTATGATGCTAGGCTTGTTTTCTCTAATCCAGAGAATGGTTATGCAAGTATCGGGTTCAGTCAGCAAATTATTGGTAGACTGGATGGGATGAATGAATACGGGTTAGTAGTTGGGCTGCATTTTGTTAATCATGAGCACTCCGAAGAAGGCTTTATCGCCTCTACAATTATTCGTATACTATTAGAGCAATGTAAAACAATTGAAGAGGCGTGTATGCTAATAAAGGAAATTCCACATGGTTACTGCTATAATTATTCTATGACAGATTGTAGTGGGAGAGCCATTGTAGTCGAAGCCTCTCCACAGAAGCAAGTAATCAAGCGGGAAAATTCTTTCATTTGTACAAATCATTTTGAATCTAAACAATTAATTGAAAAAAATAAGAAAATGATAGAAGGCTCTATTCATAGAAAGCAATTTTTAACGAAACTACTGAAGGAAGAACTAACGACAACAGCCCTCTATCAACATTTTAACACTGAAAATTCACCATTATTTTATCATAATTATCAAGAATACTTTGGCACATTACATACGATTATTTATCAACCGAAAACATTAGAGATTCTTGTTGGGATAGGTGGAAATGCGCAACCAACAGCATTTTCATTTAAAGAATACTTGGAGGGAGCACTAATGCTTCCAAAAGAGATAAAGGGCATCATCTATACAAATTAA
- a CDS encoding GNAT family N-acetyltransferase codes for MNIKTLSQCTLEQGLHAWNKGFEGYFVEIDMSEEMFLTRLVGEGLSSKLSIVAFANGEPVGIVMNGFRQIDGKKTSWNGGTGVSPNYRGKGVSRTLMEETIAIYEREQVEIATLEAIKVNEVAIALYKKFGYVITNNLLFLRGDFEAKVDKQRSFQANTIRPEQLAHLPVYKEDVPWQCSWQSNKQGEAKVFYNDDQEAIGYLLYRTVWNQEGAIDTIILYQLELLENGKVEDIPYFLSTITDEKVKITAVNFLASNPATDFFIKNGLEVTTEQVQMKKYWS; via the coding sequence ATGAATATTAAAACACTTTCACAATGTACATTAGAACAAGGACTACATGCTTGGAATAAAGGCTTTGAAGGGTATTTTGTCGAGATTGATATGAGCGAAGAGATGTTTTTAACTCGACTTGTGGGAGAAGGACTATCGTCAAAGCTGTCGATTGTTGCATTTGCAAATGGTGAACCAGTTGGCATTGTGATGAATGGTTTTAGACAAATTGATGGCAAGAAAACTTCTTGGAATGGAGGAACAGGTGTTTCTCCGAATTATCGTGGAAAGGGTGTCTCTCGAACTTTAATGGAAGAAACTATAGCCATCTATGAAAGAGAGCAAGTTGAAATAGCAACACTTGAGGCTATTAAAGTGAATGAAGTAGCCATTGCTCTATATAAGAAATTTGGTTATGTCATTACAAATAACCTTCTCTTTTTAAGAGGAGATTTTGAGGCGAAAGTTGACAAGCAAAGGTCATTTCAGGCCAACACGATAAGACCAGAGCAGCTTGCGCATTTACCCGTTTATAAGGAAGATGTTCCATGGCAATGTAGCTGGCAAAGCAATAAACAAGGGGAAGCGAAAGTTTTTTATAATGACGACCAGGAAGCTATAGGTTATCTATTATATAGAACGGTATGGAATCAGGAGGGAGCAATTGACACAATTATTCTATACCAGTTAGAGCTATTAGAAAATGGTAAGGTGGAGGATATACCGTACTTCCTATCGACCATAACGGATGAAAAGGTAAAAATCACAGCAGTGAATTTTTTAGCAAGCAACCCAGCAACGGATTTTTTCATTAAAAATGGACTTGAAGTGACAACAGAGCAGGTACAGATGAAGAAGTATTGGAGTTAA
- the ribE gene encoding riboflavin synthase has protein sequence MFTGIIEDIGTVKTLQTDQQSMKITILSAKMIEDVKLGDSIAVNGVCLTVTNFTDQELTMDVMPETVKATNLQQLAVGDPVNLERAMPANGRFGGHFVAGHVDGVGKIVRKRPLANAVYIDIELSEDLTNYCIPKGSITIDGTSLTLFHVEQKSVTVSLIPHTYKETILGMKKIGAPVNIETDLVGKYILHQLKHSQEAPTITRDFLAQNGF, from the coding sequence ATGTTTACAGGGATTATTGAGGATATTGGCACAGTGAAAACCTTGCAAACAGATCAGCAAAGTATGAAAATAACGATTCTTTCAGCAAAAATGATAGAGGATGTAAAGCTCGGAGACAGTATAGCTGTCAATGGCGTTTGTTTAACAGTGACAAATTTTACGGATCAAGAGCTAACGATGGATGTCATGCCAGAAACGGTGAAGGCAACAAATTTGCAGCAGCTTGCTGTAGGAGACCCAGTTAACTTAGAGCGTGCCATGCCTGCAAATGGAAGATTTGGTGGCCATTTTGTAGCAGGGCATGTGGATGGAGTAGGGAAAATAGTACGTAAACGACCATTAGCAAACGCAGTTTATATCGATATTGAGCTATCCGAGGATTTAACAAACTATTGTATTCCAAAAGGCTCCATTACGATTGATGGTACGAGCTTAACGCTTTTTCACGTTGAGCAAAAAAGTGTCACAGTATCACTGATACCACACACGTATAAAGAAACTATTTTAGGTATGAAGAAAATTGGCGCTCCAGTGAATATTGAAACGGATTTAGTTGGAAAATACATTTTGCACCAGCTAAAGCATAGTCAGGAAGCACCAACTATTACGAGAGACTTTTTAGCACAAAACGGATTTTAA
- a CDS encoding aminoglycoside 6-adenylyltransferase: MENTRPIDKLLDFAKKDERIRVVGMEGSRTNHNVPRDDFQDYDISFVVTDMAAFLENNKWIDFLGERLITQTPEDMELFPPELGNWFSYLMLFIDHSKIDLTLVPIEELELYLENDGLLEIILDKDQRCLNVPEATDVTYHVQKPSARSFDDCCNEFWMVSTYVVKGICRNELLFANYHFEHILREELLRMLSWRVGFETEFSLSVGKRYKYISQYLHAEEVSQLMGTFELSSKKAIWQALLLAFDLFAKASQQVATRLEVEYPVYEKNIRVYVDEVYQKFLVNNFVDNIIK, from the coding sequence ATGGAAAATACTCGACCTATTGATAAACTATTAGATTTTGCTAAAAAGGATGAACGCATTCGAGTAGTAGGAATGGAGGGTTCAAGAACAAATCACAATGTGCCAAGGGATGATTTTCAGGATTATGATATTTCCTTTGTTGTAACTGATATGGCAGCTTTTCTTGAAAATAATAAATGGATTGATTTCTTAGGCGAGCGATTAATAACACAAACCCCAGAGGATATGGAATTATTTCCACCAGAACTAGGCAATTGGTTTTCCTATTTAATGTTATTTATCGATCATTCAAAAATTGATTTGACTCTAGTCCCTATTGAAGAATTGGAGCTTTATCTTGAAAATGATGGACTTTTAGAAATCATTCTGGATAAAGACCAGCGCTGTTTAAATGTTCCTGAAGCAACAGATGTTACGTATCATGTACAAAAGCCAAGTGCACGTTCATTTGACGATTGTTGCAATGAATTTTGGATGGTTTCAACTTATGTAGTAAAAGGCATTTGTCGCAATGAGCTTCTTTTTGCCAATTACCATTTTGAACATATTTTACGGGAAGAATTACTTCGAATGCTATCTTGGCGAGTTGGCTTTGAAACAGAATTTAGCTTAAGTGTTGGCAAACGTTATAAGTATATATCTCAGTATTTACATGCAGAGGAAGTTTCACAATTGATGGGGACCTTTGAGTTATCCTCTAAAAAAGCTATATGGCAAGCATTATTACTAGCCTTTGATTTATTCGCAAAGGCATCACAGCAAGTGGCTACAAGGCTTGAAGTAGAATATCCTGTTTATGAAAAGAATATAAGAGTGTATGTGGATGAAGTTTATCAGAAATTTTTAGTAAACAATTTTGTGGATAATATTATAAAATAG
- a CDS encoding transcriptional regulator SplA domain-containing protein: protein MQQQFNVGDIVYIFYRNPHIQDVANIQEAAVVYHPEQPEQLALFLFETYYPITNDLLIFSSEMAAEQAYHQYFH from the coding sequence ATGCAGCAACAATTCAATGTCGGTGATATCGTTTACATTTTTTATCGTAATCCTCATATTCAGGATGTAGCGAATATACAGGAAGCTGCGGTGGTTTATCATCCAGAACAACCAGAGCAGCTAGCCCTTTTTTTATTTGAAACATATTATCCAATAACAAATGACCTATTGATTTTTTCAAGCGAGATGGCGGCTGAGCAAGCCTATCATCAATATTTTCATTGA
- a CDS encoding transglutaminase-like domain-containing protein: MRLIPEATDFKEYLQELDVVDYNHPIIYQKIGEIFENQSSEIEKVKAAFLFVRDKISHSWDIQSTNITCKASEVLTYGEGICYAKANLLAGLLRGAGIPTGFCYQRLMLFHTPEEGYCLHALNGVYLRSLNRWIRLDARGNKPGVQAEFSVNEEILAFSINEKLGEKDYPIIYTAPNKNTIATLNAHTNALDMYMHRLPDVL, from the coding sequence ATGAGGCTAATTCCTGAAGCTACTGATTTTAAAGAATATTTACAAGAATTGGATGTTGTGGATTATAATCATCCAATTATTTATCAAAAAATTGGTGAGATTTTTGAGAACCAATCTTCAGAAATAGAAAAGGTGAAGGCAGCTTTTTTATTTGTTAGAGATAAAATATCTCACTCGTGGGACATTCAAAGTACAAATATTACTTGTAAAGCTTCAGAGGTTCTAACATATGGTGAGGGAATCTGTTACGCAAAGGCTAATTTATTAGCTGGGCTATTAAGGGGGGCAGGAATTCCAACTGGTTTTTGTTATCAACGATTAATGCTCTTTCATACCCCAGAGGAAGGTTATTGTCTCCATGCTTTAAATGGGGTTTATCTCAGGTCTTTAAATCGTTGGATTCGTTTAGATGCTCGTGGCAATAAACCAGGCGTTCAGGCTGAATTCTCTGTAAATGAGGAAATACTAGCCTTTTCAATAAACGAGAAGCTAGGAGAAAAAGATTATCCTATTATCTACACAGCACCCAATAAAAACACAATAGCTACTTTAAATGCACATACAAATGCATTAGATATGTATATGCATCGATTACCTGATGTCTTATAA
- a CDS encoding Spo0B domain-containing protein translates to MKNRKLKLILILSTILLLLFTSLNIFTSYIKMKKTVEESIANQSLEAAISIASSIDVDAYQQFINNPEKNDYYWELRSYLNDARIKLGALFVYTLKVDNPKVSHAMIMGMPSEITEGFDIGEVCTVPERQVQRAYKGETFVTEVIPDSVHGSYLSVGAPIRDKTGTIIAYLGIDISADTLNGIKGKVIEDNLFIFIFNGVLILIVIGSFLFLQRWYQKEVAKEVGATEDTYQAEIKTLITSVSSLRHDFTNHIQVLHGLLQLDKPEQAKQYLSSLSKEVQAIKSLKLNINHPGLSILLQTKKLTAQNHNIDMDFTISQNDFHKIKTTDLIKILSNLIDNAIDAATELPEGQRRITICCNADDLYYEFKVTNTGPNILDACQIFKQGFSTKKQENGKIRGQGLFIVNEIVHKYNGQISIDSSKHLETTAIVNIPIK, encoded by the coding sequence ATGAAAAACCGAAAATTAAAACTAATCCTAATCCTATCAACTATTTTATTACTACTGTTTACAAGTTTAAATATCTTTACATCTTATATTAAGATGAAAAAAACGGTGGAAGAATCTATTGCGAACCAAAGCCTTGAAGCTGCTATTTCGATTGCATCCTCTATTGACGTGGATGCGTACCAACAATTTATAAATAATCCAGAAAAGAACGATTATTATTGGGAATTACGAAGCTATTTAAATGATGCGAGAATTAAACTTGGAGCATTATTTGTTTATACCTTAAAGGTAGATAATCCTAAGGTATCACATGCCATGATTATGGGGATGCCTAGCGAAATAACAGAAGGCTTTGATATTGGTGAAGTCTGTACGGTTCCTGAACGGCAAGTACAACGGGCTTATAAGGGAGAAACATTTGTAACAGAGGTAATACCAGATTCTGTACATGGTTCTTACCTTTCAGTTGGAGCACCAATTAGAGATAAAACTGGTACTATCATCGCCTATCTTGGCATTGATATAAGTGCAGATACACTGAATGGTATTAAAGGAAAAGTAATTGAGGACAATCTCTTTATCTTTATTTTTAATGGCGTATTAATTTTAATCGTCATTGGTTCATTTTTATTTTTACAAAGATGGTATCAAAAAGAGGTTGCCAAAGAGGTTGGAGCTACTGAGGATACCTATCAAGCTGAAATAAAGACCTTAATTACCTCTGTCTCCTCTCTAAGACACGATTTTACCAATCATATACAAGTATTGCATGGACTACTTCAGCTAGATAAACCTGAGCAGGCTAAACAATATTTATCCTCATTGTCGAAAGAGGTGCAGGCGATTAAGTCACTGAAGTTAAATATTAATCATCCTGGCTTATCAATTTTATTGCAAACGAAAAAATTAACAGCGCAAAATCATAATATTGATATGGATTTCACCATTTCACAGAATGATTTTCATAAAATAAAGACCACGGATTTAATTAAAATTTTATCAAACTTAATTGATAATGCCATTGATGCGGCAACCGAATTACCAGAGGGGCAACGGAGAATAACCATTTGTTGTAATGCAGATGATTTGTACTATGAATTTAAAGTTACCAATACCGGACCAAATATTTTAGATGCTTGTCAAATATTTAAGCAAGGATTTTCCACTAAAAAACAAGAAAATGGGAAAATAAGAGGGCAGGGCTTATTTATTGTTAATGAAATTGTCCATAAATATAATGGGCAAATTTCGATTGATTCATCCAAACATTTAGAGACAACCGCCATTGTAAATATTCCAATAAAATAA
- a CDS encoding 3-oxoacyl-ACP reductase — protein MKFEEYQGKTVFITGAASGIGQAQAIAFLENGANVFGFDLDEAGLIYLQQQFPGQFSYCLGSVSNKKDVEQSFFNVISLFKQIDILCNTAGILDGFAKTLDTDEALWDAVMDTNLKGTYFVTNTILPHMVERKSGVIINMASIAGLVAGGGGAAYTASKHAIVGYTKQLDLDYCREGIRANAIAPGAIQTPMTKADFEGDGEMAKWVADETPAGRWAQPYEVANLTLFLASSAADYIHGTIMPIDGGWLTK, from the coding sequence ATGAAATTTGAAGAGTATCAGGGAAAGACAGTTTTTATTACGGGTGCTGCTTCAGGAATTGGTCAGGCACAGGCCATTGCTTTTTTAGAAAATGGCGCAAATGTATTTGGGTTTGACTTGGACGAGGCTGGTTTAATCTATTTACAGCAGCAATTTCCTGGGCAATTTTCTTATTGTTTAGGCAGTGTAAGTAATAAAAAGGATGTTGAACAGTCGTTTTTTAATGTAATATCACTATTTAAGCAAATCGATATTTTATGTAATACGGCAGGTATTTTAGATGGCTTTGCCAAAACACTGGATACAGATGAAGCGCTTTGGGATGCTGTGATGGATACCAATCTAAAGGGAACTTATTTCGTGACGAATACAATTCTTCCCCATATGGTAGAAAGGAAGTCTGGTGTTATTATTAATATGGCCTCGATTGCTGGACTAGTTGCAGGTGGTGGAGGTGCAGCTTATACAGCTTCTAAGCATGCCATTGTTGGCTATACCAAGCAGTTAGACTTAGATTATTGCCGTGAAGGTATTCGTGCCAATGCTATAGCGCCAGGTGCCATTCAAACACCCATGACTAAGGCAGATTTTGAAGGGGATGGGGAAATGGCTAAATGGGTAGCCGATGAAACACCTGCTGGTCGCTGGGCACAACCATACGAAGTAGCAAATTTAACACTCTTCTTGGCAAGTTCTGCGGCTGATTATATTCATGGAACTATTATGCCAATTGATGGTGGTTGGCTGACAAAATAG